In Acomys russatus chromosome 13, mAcoRus1.1, whole genome shotgun sequence, the genomic stretch TGGCCCTTCTCAGACAGATCCAGGAGGCCTATGGCAAGTGCAAGGAGTTTGGTGACGACAAGGTGCAGCTTGCCATGCAGACCTATGAGATGGTATGGCCCTGTCCGAGCCTTCCCACCCGGCTCCCAGCTAACCCTCCGGGTCCTAGagccctcctgctgctgctgtggtgggATCTGTTTGGGGTCTGGGAGATCCACCAGTCCACCTCTGCTGCTTGCTCTCGTCAGAGCCAGCCTTgtacctctcccttcctcctgtccccCACAGGTGGACAAACACATTCGGCGGCTGGACACAGACCTGGCCCGTTTTGAGGCTGATCTGAAGGAGAAGCAGATCGAGTCAAGTGATTATGACAGCTCTTCCAGCAAAGGCAAAAAGAgtgaggaggggggtggggctgTGCGATGCGGGCAAGGATTccaagggagaagaaagaggccaactccagctctgagggcgCAACACTGCCTGGAACAGGAGCAAGGAGGACTTAAcctatctctttgtctctgccttccggCTTACCCTTTCTTCCTAGAAGGCCGGacccaaaaggagaaaaaagctgCCCGAGCCCGTTCCAAAGGGAAGAACTCAGACGAAGAGGCCCCCAAGGCTGCCCAGAAGAAGTTAAAACTTGTGCGCACGTGAGTCTATCAGGGCACCCACCTCCCAGCCAGCACTGCCTCTTGCCACTTCCCCTGTCTTCTGTGCCAGCAACTCTCTCTGTCACTTTGGTGTCTGCTGGAAGGAGACGCTGCCACAGATCATTTTCCTCACCGTGATCTTCTGCCACCTCAGAGCTCAGGTTGTAGCTTCCCTTCCTGCGATGACATTTGTCTTCCTCTTGGCATGCAGAAGCCCTGATTATGGGATGCCCTCAGTGACCTTTGGCAGTGTCCACCCCTCTGATGTGTTGGATATGCCTGTGGATCCCAACGAACCCACATATTGCCTTTGTCACCAGGTCTCCTATGGAGAGATGATCGGCTGTGACAACCCAGATGTGAGAACTGTTTGCCTCAGGATTGGGGGAGGAGCTCTGAGGGGCCtacgaggaggaggagggactgcaGAAGGGGATGCTAGCTGGACTGGCTTGTCTTGGGACTTCGGGAAGTTTCCAAGGCTGGACTAGAGGGACTCCTCTCAGGAAACTACAGGTGGTCCTCTTTCTCTCCACCCTACTCAGATCCCTGCCTGTTGTGTTCCATCTTCCTTTTCCAGTGTTCCATCGAGTGGTTCCACTTTGCCTGTGTGGGGCTGACAACCAAGCCTCGAGGGAAATGGTAAGTGACAGAGCTGTGCCAAGAGCTGCAGGGACTGTCCCAAAGCTGAGGATGGAGGAGAGCACACAGGCTTCACTTACTTTTCGCTTGCCCTGCTTCTTCTATGCCGGTTTTTAGGTTTTGCCCACGCTGCTCCCA encodes the following:
- the Ing4 gene encoding inhibitor of growth protein 4 isoform X2, translated to MAAGMYLEHYLDSIENLPFELQRNFQLMRDLDQRTEDLKAEIDKLATEYMSSARSLSSEEKLALLRQIQEAYGKCKEFGDDKVQLAMQTYEMVDKHIRRLDTDLARFEADLKEKQIESSDYDSSSSKGKKSRTQKEKKAARARSKGKNSDEEAPKAAQKKLKLVRTSPDYGMPSVTFGSVHPSDVLDMPVDPNEPTYCLCHQVSYGEMIGCDNPDCSIEWFHFACVGLTTKPRGKWFCPRCSQERKKK
- the Ing4 gene encoding inhibitor of growth protein 4 isoform X1; its protein translation is MAAGMYLEHYLDSIENLPFELQRNFQLMRDLDQRTEDLKAEIDKLATEYMSSARSLSSEEKLALLRQIQEAYGKCKEFGDDKVQLAMQTYEMVDKHIRRLDTDLARFEADLKEKQIESSDYDSSSSKGKKKGRTQKEKKAARARSKGKNSDEEAPKAAQKKLKLVRTSPDYGMPSVTFGSVHPSDVLDMPVDPNEPTYCLCHQVSYGEMIGCDNPDCSIEWFHFACVGLTTKPRGKWFCPRCSQERKKK
- the Ing4 gene encoding inhibitor of growth protein 4 isoform X3, with the translated sequence MAAGMYLEHYLDSIENLPFELQRNFQLMRDLDQRTEDLKAEIDKLATEYMSSARSLSSEEKLALLRQIQEAYGKCKEFGDDKVQLAMQTYEMVDKHIRRLDTDLARFEADLKEKQIESSDYDSSSSKEGRTQKEKKAARARSKGKNSDEEAPKAAQKKLKLVRTSPDYGMPSVTFGSVHPSDVLDMPVDPNEPTYCLCHQVSYGEMIGCDNPDCSIEWFHFACVGLTTKPRGKWFCPRCSQERKKK
- the Ing4 gene encoding inhibitor of growth protein 4 isoform X4 — its product is MAAGMYLEHYLDSIENLPFELQRNFQLMRDLDQRTEDLKAEIDKLATEYMSSARSLSSEEKLALLRQIQEAYGKCKEFGDDKVQLAMQTYEMVDKHIRRLDTDLARFEADLKEKQIESSDYDSSSSKGRTQKEKKAARARSKGKNSDEEAPKAAQKKLKLVRTSPDYGMPSVTFGSVHPSDVLDMPVDPNEPTYCLCHQVSYGEMIGCDNPDCSIEWFHFACVGLTTKPRGKWFCPRCSQERKKK